Genomic segment of bacterium:
GCGCGGATGCTCACCCCGAATTGGGTAGGCAGCCAGGAAGGCAGCCCCGGCTGGTACTGGAGCTTCTGGGATCAGGTCCCCGAGCAGAAGGAGATGCTGGTCGGGGTCGCGCTCTTGATGTACGGCCTCTACCGCCTCCAGAAAAAGGGGTAACCCCTTCTATGAAGGGCTGCCGTCTGTCAAGCTGTTCTGCTGTCGTTTCGTCGCGGTTCGAGGCAGGGGGTCGGTTGAGCGTTCAGCGAGGTCGGCGAGACCGAGACCGGAGCGAGAATGGGCCCCGAGAGCTCGTCGGAGCTTCGGTGCCGCAGCTCGCCGGCCGATCGCCGCTACGGAAGTGACGGGCGCTCGCAGCGTCCCACTCTTCTATCCGAGCTTCGCCTCGCGCGAGGCTGAGCCCATACGGGGTACTTTCGAGAGTGCGCCGGCTGCCCCACCTTTGCTCGAGCCCTTGACAGGCCCAGGGTTACGCCGAGCTCGCCGACACAGTTCGGAGCCGCGTTGAGCGTCGTCAGTTGATCGTCTTCGTCACCTCGCCTCAGGCTGCGAGGCCCATGGACCTCATCTCATGATGAAGACCTCTCATCCAGCGGTTCGCGATCGCCGCGACGATCACCGACCCGTGCTTGCCGCGCGCCTTCATCTCCTCGGCCAACTGACTCCATCTCGGGTGATACCGCTTCAGCAGATGCGCGCCCTGCAGGATCACGGCGCGAAGTTCTCGGTTGGCCTGCTTCAGCAGTCCAGCGTCGGCCATGCGGCGACCGCTGCTCGCGTTGCGCGGGCTGAGCCCGCAGAAGTTCGAAAGTTGCTTGCCCGTCCGGAACCGGTCGAAACGACCAATCTCCGCACGAAGCGTGCAGGCGATGACGAGGCCGATTCCCTTGGTCTGCATGAGCTTCGTCACCGTCGCATCGTCCGCGACGCGCGCTCGCAGTCGGTCTTCCGATCGCTCGACCTTGTGATCGAGATACCGCAGTTCGTCGAGCATCTCCATCACCGTCCATCGGCCTTCGTCGGAGAGCGTCGCCTCCTGCTCGAGCCACAGAAGCCACCGGAGCGTCCATCGACGGCACGCCGGCGCCTGGATCCGTTCGTCGCGCAGAACCGCCCCGATGCGCTGCTTCACCGCGCGACGCTGACGCGCGAGGAACTGACGGTAACGTACGAGACGCCGCAGCTGCCGAATCTCGCGCGGCGCATGCCAGACCCGCGGCAGGTAACCGACGCGGACGAGGTCCGCGAGTACCCGCGCATCGGTGTAGTCGCTCTTGTCCGGCGATTGCCTCATCTTGTGGACGTATCCAGTGTGCGCGAGAAAGACGGTGAGCCCGTGCCGATCGACCAGGTCGTCGGCAAGACACGCCGCACCTGTGCAGGACTCGATGGCGACAGCCTTCACCGGCTGAGGGCCGATCACCGCCATCACGGCGTCGACGTCGTTCGGCACCGAACGGCTCCTCACCTCGCTGCCGGCTTCGTCCACCACAGCGACTTGAATCGAGTCGCTGTGGTAGTCGAGACCCACGGACAGTGGTAGCCTGCTCATGTCTGTTGCTCCTGTCTGTATCTGGGCTAGTCGAAAGACGATGCTCGTCTTGAGCCAGCGGAGCAGCAGACTTTTTCTTGCGCCACAGGTCAACACTCGCATGATGGGAGGGGCCTCCGCCCTTCATCCCCATCTTGGCCCGACGCGGGTTACGACAATGCGCC
This window contains:
- a CDS encoding IS110 family transposase yields the protein MSRLPLSVGLDYHSDSIQVAVVDEAGSEVRSRSVPNDVDAVMAVIGPQPVKAVAIESCTGAACLADDLVDRHGLTVFLAHTGYVHKMRQSPDKSDYTDARVLADLVRVGYLPRVWHAPREIRQLRRLVRYRQFLARQRRAVKQRIGAVLRDERIQAPACRRWTLRWLLWLEQEATLSDEGRWTVMEMLDELRYLDHKVERSEDRLRARVADDATVTKLMQTKGIGLVIACTLRAEIGRFDRFRTGKQLSNFCGLSPRNASSGRRMADAGLLKQANRELRAVILQGAHLLKRYHPRWSQLAEEMKARGKHGSVIVAAIANRWMRGLHHEMRSMGLAA